CATAGAAAATTGCCATTTCCGACTTTAAATTGACAGTTGAAAAGGCTTCCGTAGTTCATCTTTAAACAAATTATACAGAATTTTCaccatatatatatacacatcTACGTACACATTATTTGACATCAAGTGTTTCTAACAGTCATTAAAGCATTCAGCTGTGCTCGGGTTTATGATTATAGATAAGCTCACTTCGAAAAGTTTAATTCTATGTCGAACCATTCTCTAGAGACGACTTCAGATGGCGACAAGCTGACGTCCCCATAGACCAATGGCGCGAAGTAGATAAAGAACCAAGCAGCGGCAGCAGAGACGCATACCAAGAACACAGCATAAGGCTTAACGTAAACCTTAGGGTTCTTTTGATACGGTGTACCCGAAATCTCCTCGTCTTTTTCCAAGTTCAAGGATTTGCAATCACTAAAGATTACTTCCCACAAAGCTCCCGAGAACAAACAGGCAATTAAGTGAGCTGGTAAATAATGATGCAAAAACTTTTGACGAGCCATCAGGAAGAATGGAAAGTAGTGACAACACCAtgagatgaagaaaaacatcaatGGGCCatataatttttctcttgttatTTTATTTAGTGCATAGTAACCGCGATGTCTTGTAATTAAATCGGCCACGATAATACCAACGAAAACTGCTAATGAAATAACCTGGAACCACCACCCAATAATGTTACCAATAAAAtatatttgtttcttctcATCACCGTTAGTCCAAAATGAGACACCACTCAAACTACCGGGCCAGCTGTATGGTTCAGAGGCAAACGGATGTTCTGAAGATAATTTGTTGTTATGTTCAAACATAGATTTCTGCGTTTCGatccatttcttcaagaacgGTAATGACTTGACGACCTTCGGAACATATAACTTCCGATCTTCGTCCAAGTCAACAATTTCTTCGATAGCCCAGTTATTCGAAGAATCGGTGACCTTTTTGTTACCATTGACTTCTTGTTGTTGGAACCCCCAATCAGGCAATAACTCGTCATTGTGGGTCCATAGGGCCACAGAAGTATCAACATGGAAAAGACGGAAGGAAACAGTTTTGCTTTTCAAGACATGGCCTTCGTCGGACTTTTTCAATGGTTGAAATGCAAAAAGCGTTTCAGAATATAACTCCCCGTCGccttcttccaaagttaCGGTGGTTACTTCTTCATTGGTAGGGTAAAATGGAGAAGCAACATCATGGGCTAACAGATATGTGTCAGTGGCCACATGTCTTAATCTAATATGTTGGTTCAAGAGAACGGCTTGCCCTTTACCAACCCCACTGTCGTGTGGTGGCAACACCTCCCATTGATTGTTAAAGTCTGGGTGAGCGTAACCAGTCACTTGCTGGCCTGCAGATGAGATACGGCCATCTTCGTAACGTTGTGGGTACCGTGCCAAATGTGAATGTAAAAATGCACCAGTATCCTGATGTTTGATAGTGATAGTGTCAAAGTAATTAACTGTCTTGGAGTCAATACTTAAGGGGGAGTCCCGCAatgtttcttgaaattcagCAGACATAAATGCATCGCCTGGACCTGAAGTATTCAAAATGGTGAAGTGCACCCAAAAccaaaacaaataaatgaCAAACGGGATCAAAACTAGACCGTTTAGCCTTTTACTGAAGTGTTTCATAAACAATCTTAGAGACAATCCCGCTCTAATATCCAATAATTGCCATAAGTTTGCGACCACAGCAAAACCGATAGCGGCATAAGTCATTACACCGACATACTTTGTGGAAATAACAAATGACAAGGACAAACCAGTGCCGTGTAGCCAAATATACCAACTCCATGTGAATGGTTGACGCAGTTGGCATTTGTAGAAACGAACGTAACAATACATAGTAGCAGCAATAGAAATAAGCAAAATGGCATCCAGTAGAATCAATCTTGTTTCTGTGATGTGCGCGGTGTCAATTGCAACCAAGAGAGATGCGAATGCACAAGTCATAGCTTTGAAAtttaattctttcaaagtgtTAAACAGAATTGGGACAGTTAAGGTACCTAGTATTGCGTTGAACGAACGGTACGCTATATATGGAGCTGGGTGAGTTTCGTAACTGTATCCAATCTCATCGAACTTGAAGGAGCCGCTATAACCGCACAGCCAACCAATGAAAGCAATCATCATCTTAGCAAATGGAGGGTGGacatcaaagaaatatgATCTTTCCAAATAGTAAGATGCAAATTTCCCAAAATGCACCTCATCAAATACAACTTCCTTTGGGTACCAGATCTTATAAAATCTAGCAGCAAAGGCTAACAGAGTGACAACTACTACCCAAAAGCTGTAACGAGATTCAGGTTCCGGCAATGGCTGCAAAAGCCAATGTTCAGCGACTTGTTCACACTTAGATGCGGCCTTTGTATACTTCAACGAAGGATCATCTACGTCCTTGGTGGAAGGTGATAACTTTCCGTGACTACGTTTCTTTGGCACAGACATCTGTACTGCGGTGAATCTTGGCAAACTATCGCTGGAAGTATGTATTGCCAACCGTTTTGGTGTAATgaatattgaaaagtttcaaatgATTATGTTCGACAAAGCGCGTTTCATTatgcatatttttttttttctttccttaaGCCATAAAATTCATGAATATATCACGAAAATCACAGGAAGAGAGTAATGACAGGAGCAAAGAAACCGAAAATTGTGAAAGtgagaaagaaacaacGAAAAGGTGAAAATACCAGGccatgatgaaaagaattcTAGGAATTAGAGTACATGCATCGCATGTTTCCCAATTTTGCCAAAGAAGAACCGTGGTGAGTGGCGCGGGTACCGCAAGTGCAGCTGGAGCAGTAAAGAAAACCTTCAATGGTACAGAAACCAAACCTGCATTTGCAGCAAAGTCGGAGGTCAGCAGTGGGAACAACTTAAAGGAATATGCAAGTGGTATAAATTCTAGGCTCGGCGGCACTCCTTTGGAGGTCCGTAGCGCCCCCGATGACACCGTGAACAGCAGTTATAAGCCGGGCAGGGGAGACATTGACTGGTACACTTCATGGTATGGGTTAGGTATGAAGTCATTCGAACCGAATGTTCAGAAAGAACTAGTCGAGCCTTTGAACCCCAAGGATATCGAAATTAAGCCCGACGGGTTGATATACTTGCCCGAAATCAAGTACCGTAGGATTTTGAACAAGGCTTTTGGAGCGGGTGGTTGGGGGTTGGTTCCAAGATCGCAAACTATAGTGACGTCCAAGCTGGTGACGAGGGAGTACGGCCTAATTTGTCATGGCCAATTGATCAGCGTGGCTAGGGGGGAACAAGACTATTTCAACGAATCCGGTATACCAACCGCTACAGAGGGCTGTAAGAGTAACGCATTGATGAGATGTTGCAAAGATCTCAGTGTCGGGTCTGAACTGTGGGATCCTGTTTTcataaagaaattcaaggTCGAACACTGCACTGAAAAGTTTGTCGAGCATGTTACCAccaagaggaagaagaagatctGGTTAAGAAAGGACAGACAAGTTGAATACCCTTATAAATAGTCGATGTGCGAACCATATAAACTAATTTTAATAAGtaaatatattcaaaaccAACCACACACATACCTAGTATCCATGTtttccatcaaaaaaatacgcGTACACACGCATATCACCACCAAGCAAAAGGATAGCTAGGGTACTTGTTTTAAAATTCAATTTCTAATAAACATTAATGGAGAtatacaaaagaagaaaataattaaGTTGTTATGAAATTTATAAACCTTGTTGAGCTCTTCTTCTGTCACGTTCTTCAGCAATAGACAACTTGATACCCTTACCCTTTGGCAAAGAAATGTAAGGCTTACCTTGTTCACCAATGACGAAAACGTTGTTCAATCTGGTGACGAAAGTGTTGTCCAAGGAGTCCTTGATGTGAACCAAGTCGAAACCACCATCGTGTCTTTCCTTGTGAACAATGGTACCGATACGACCCAAGTTACGACCACCGGTAACGTAAACTAACTTACCAGCATCGAACTTGATGAAGTCGGTGATCTTACCAGAGGCCAAATCGATCTTGACAGTGTCGTTGACTTTGATGTTTGGGTCTGGGTATCTGAGGGTTCTACCATCGTGGGTGACAACGTATGGGACACCCTTCTTACCTAATTGGACCTTCTTGACTTTACCCAATTTGTAAGAGGCTTCTTCATCGGTGATACGGTGAACGGCAAATCTACCCTTGACGTCGTAGACCAATCTGAAGTTCTCGTTGGTGGCATCTAGAGTGATGACATCCATGAAACCAGCTGGGTAGGTGGTGTCGGTTCTGACCTTACCATCAACCTTGACGTGACGTTGCATCAAGATAGCCTTGACTTCACGGCCGTTCAAGGCGTACTTTAATCTGTTTCTTAAGAACACAATCAATGGCAATGATTCACGCAATTTGTGTGGACCAGCAGATGGTCTTGGGGCGTAACAACCGGACAACTTGTCCAACAACCAATGATGTGGAGCTGCTAATCTCTTTAGATGCTTCTTTCTGttcgaaaattttttgagtaAAAAGGGCAAAATGCatgcattttttcctttttcattgtGCTCGTTAGTAATTCATTGCTCATATACTGACATCTGGTACAACTATGGGATGATTTAAaataaaatggaaaaacCATTACTGTGGAGGAGGGGGGGGAAGGTCCTTTCTCGAATTCCTTGgctattttcttctctgcGTTGGGGCCAAAATCCCTGTTTTCTCTTCGTCTATTTTTCCTCTCATCCTAGCGTAATTGTAATAGCATGGTTCATAGTCAAACATACGGTCCTCTAGCCATCTTTGCGTATTGATTCTTTGGTTTGTCTTAGGCAGGAAAGTCACTATACCAGTAAGTGTGATAACAGGAGATTGAACTATACTATGTTTTTTAATATACTAGTGTATGGCGACATTCtctgaaatttcaatacTGCTACAAAGGAGAGAGCCGACCAAAGCAGGCCTACCGCAGCGTAAAGCAAGCAGGCCCCCACTGTCTGTTCCCACCAGCAGGAGAGTTGTGAGGCGAGGATGCCAGCCTAGCACCTGTGGCTGCAGGCTGATTGCGCCgactaaaagaaaaggaaaaaatgaacgcaagaaaaacgaaaacaaaaacaaactgGAACGAGAATGTACGGATGGACCAGCAAGATAAAAAAGAGGTATGGGTGGTTCAACACGTCTTTCTGGGAAATAATCTCCTTTGTTTACTTATTCGCTTTCTGCtgagttgaaaatttttcatttttttgaaaaaatgagaaaatgCCCTGGAAAACTAGGACTTTTAcataatgatgaaaatggacAAGCAGcacagaaga
Above is a window of Saccharomyces kudriavzevii IFO 1802 strain IFO1802 genome assembly, chromosome: 10 DNA encoding:
- the RPS4A gene encoding 40S ribosomal protein eS4 (similar to Saccharomyces cerevisiae RPS4B (YHR203C) and RPS4A (YJR145C); ancestral locus Anc_4.382), giving the protein MARGPKKHLKRLAAPHHWLLDKLSGCYAPRPSAGPHKLRESLPLIVFLRNRLKYALNGREVKAILMQRHVKVDGKVRTDTTYPAGFMDVITLDATNENFRLVYDVKGRFAVHRITDEEASYKLGKVKKVQLGKKGVPYVVTHDGRTLRYPDPNIKVNDTVKIDLASGKITDFIKFDAGKLVYVTGGRNLGRIGTIVHKERHDGGFDLVHIKDSLDNTFVTRLNNVFVIGEQGKPYISLPKGKGIKLSIAEERDRRRAQQGL
- the MGM101 gene encoding Mgm101p (similar to Saccharomyces cerevisiae MGM101 (YJR144W); ancestral locus Anc_4.380); this encodes MKRILGIRVHASHVSQFCQRRTVVSGAGTASAAGAVKKTFNGTETKPAFAAKSEVSSGNNLKEYASGINSRLGGTPLEVRSAPDDTVNSSYKPGRGDIDWYTSWYGLGMKSFEPNVQKELVEPLNPKDIEIKPDGLIYLPEIKYRRILNKAFGAGGWGLVPRSQTIVTSKLVTREYGLICHGQLISVARGEQDYFNESGIPTATEGCKSNALMRCCKDLSVGSELWDPVFIKKFKVEHCTEKFVEHVTTKRKKKIWLRKDRQVEYPYK
- the PMT4 gene encoding dolichyl-phosphate-mannose-protein mannosyltransferase (similar to Saccharomyces cerevisiae PMT4 (YJR143C); ancestral locus Anc_4.379); this translates as MSVPKKRSHGKLSPSTKDVDDPSLKYTKAASKCEQVAEHWLLQPLPEPESRYSFWVVVVTLLAFAARFYKIWYPKEVVFDEVHFGKFASYYLERSYFFDVHPPFAKMMIAFIGWLCGYSGSFKFDEIGYSYETHPAPYIAYRSFNAILGTLTVPILFNTLKELNFKAMTCAFASLLVAIDTAHITETRLILLDAILLISIAATMYCYVRFYKCQLRQPFTWSWYIWLHGTGLSLSFVISTKYVGVMTYAAIGFAVVANLWQLLDIRAGLSLRLFMKHFSKRLNGLVLIPFVIYLFWFWVHFTILNTSGPGDAFMSAEFQETLRDSPLSIDSKTVNYFDTITIKHQDTGAFLHSHLARYPQRYEDGRISSAGQQVTGYAHPDFNNQWEVLPPHDSGVGKGQAVLLNQHIRLRHVATDTYLLAHDVASPFYPTNEEVTTVTLEEGDGELYSETLFAFQPLKKSDEGHVLKSKTVSFRLFHVDTSVALWTHNDELLPDWGFQQQEVNGNKKVTDSSNNWAIEEIVDLDEDRKLYVPKVVKSLPFLKKWIETQKSMFEHNNKLSSEHPFASEPYSWPGSLSGVSFWTNGDEKKQIYFIGNIIGWWFQVISLAVFVGIIVADLITRHRGYYALNKITREKLYGPLMFFFISWCCHYFPFFLMARQKFLHHYLPAHLIACLFSGALWEVIFSDCKSLNLEKDEEISGTPYQKNPKVYVKPYAVFLVCVSAAAAWFFIYFAPLVYGDVSLSPSEVVSREWFDIELNFSK